In a single window of the Bombus huntii isolate Logan2020A unplaced genomic scaffold, iyBomHunt1.1 ctg00000061.1, whole genome shotgun sequence genome:
- the LOC126876023 gene encoding uncharacterized protein LOC126876023 produces the protein MTSEDQLISLRRRRGYCSGRFTYLSNRLDEYEQSESQQNSLLKNYEKQLTEVASQFEAIQLELEVLDEEEQARGFEIRDQYVAVDTRLQNFLRNAQTASPSTSINPPTCASSASLNPISIKLPDLRLPTFDGSLEKWNTFYDTFSSTIDKNPSLTDIQKFHYLQSALQGEAADCLNALPLSNVNYSQAIAVLKESFECPRYTAFSHCMAIIDYPRITKESPTELRRLVHTFKQHIYALNKLGESYPDTSAMLNSLILSKIPLSIQKQWEMTLPNNEVPPYIHLLNFLERLARSSRPITTVRQTRESPEQTTPVRQRASRGHALTATQVTPTCPTCQGPHPIWRCDTFKTKSLRERIREVKTASLCLNCLGKGHTTKHCFAGSCRICGERHHTMLHRTKRHSGSRSSTSSPKSSPSNSRSKTPSLPPYVSPTRRKRHTTDHRSETPRTAASPSPPPSDRRTHNQ, from the coding sequence ATGACGAGCGAAGACCAACTCATCTCCCTGCGTCGGAGACGAGGCTATTGTAGCGGCCGATTCACATATTTATCGAACCGACTGGACGAGTACGAGCAATCCGAGAGTCAGCAAAATTCCTTATTAAAGAATTACGAGAAACAACTGACCGAAGTTGCGAGTCAATTCGAAGCGATTCAACTCGAATTAGAAGTATTGGACGAGGAGGAACAAGCGCGCGGcttcgaaataagggatcAGTACGTCGCGGTAGACACAAGGCTACAAAATTTTCTGAGGAACGCGCAAACAGCTTCGCCGTCGACATCCATAAACCCTCCAACCTGTGCATCATCCGCAAGTTTAAATCCGATATCCATTAAATTACCAGATCTTCGGCTCCCTACTTTTGACGGAAGCTTAGAAAAATGGAACACGTTTTATGATACCTTTTCCTCCACAATCGATAAAAATCCTAGTCTCACTGACATACAGAAATTCCATTACCTGCAGTCCGCCCTGCAAGGAGAAGCAGCCGATTGCTTAAACGCGTTACCCCTTAGTAATGTAAACTACAGTCAGGCTATAGCCGTTCTCAAGGAAAGTTTTGAATGTCCACGATACACAGCTTTCAGTCACTGCATGGCAATAATTGATTATCCAAGGATAACCAAGGAGTCTCCAACGGAATTAAGGCGCTTAGTCCACACATTTAAACAACACATATATGCATTGAACAAATTAGGAGAGTCCTACCCCGATACCAGTGCTATGCTCAACAGCCTCATCCTCTCGAAAATACCACTAAGTATCCAAAAGCAATGGGAAATGACGCTGCCCAATAACGAGGTACCTCCGtacattcatttattaaacttcCTAGAGAGATTAGCACGAAGCTCCAGACCGATCACCACGGTCAGACAAACAAGAGAATCACCGGAACAAACTACTCCGGTCCGTCAACGCGCATCACGAGGGCATGCACTTACGGCGACACAGGTTACTCCAACATGCCCCACCTGTCAAGGACCACACCCCATTTGGAGATGTGACACCTTCAAAACCAAATCCCTTCGCGAACGCATTCGGGAGGTCAAAACAGCATCACTATGCCTCAACTGCCTCGGGAAAGGGCACACAACGAAGCATTGTTTCGCAGGATCATGTCGCATATGCGGAGAACGACATCATACAATGCTGCATAGGACAAAACGCCATTCAGGGTCTCGTTCCAGCACGTCCAGCCCGAAATCTTCCCCATCCAATAGCCGATCCAAAACACCTTCCTTGCCACCTTACGTATCACCCACTCGCCGCAAAAGGCACACAACAGACCACAGATCGGAAACACCACGAACAGCCGCGTCTCCAAGTCCACCGCCCAGTGACAGACGAACACACAACCAATGA
- the LOC126876024 gene encoding uncharacterized protein LOC126876024: MSTVQQALSHKITRTIYWTDSTIVLHWLNTSPHTLKTFVANRVSEIQTKTSIRDWRHVPTDDNPADLISRGQTPEEFLRPTIWQHGPAWLYQSEGYWPTWALTPQIEVPEQKGAICLSANPADYSLLQRYSSWPKLIRIIARCLRWKQKRNRAAPLTVTELLITHNKLIKLLQNIHFSEEIRTLQKDRNAAIKGKLTRLNPFIDKEGILRVGGRLSHSSMTFAQKHPIVLPKSSVTTRIIDHEHKIHMHSGTQATLYAVRQRYWPVDGRSQVWRAIKGCVRCCRAQPPPVEYVMGNLPEARVTESRPFTNVGVDYCGPFHIKEKRDRNRRQIKVYVAIFVCLAIKAVHIELVDDLTSEAFIAALRRFIARRGYCSTIHSDNGTNFRGASNELRELHDLLQSDDHKEKVTAFLADKQIEWRFIPPHSPHFGGLWEAAVWYSGCQLRY; the protein is encoded by the coding sequence ATGTCGACAGTACAACAAGCCCTATCACACAAAATTACTCGAACTATCTATTGGACCGATTCCACTATCGTCCTCCATTGGCTCAATACATCACCTCACACCCTTAAAACATTCGTCGCTAACAGAGTCTCCGAAATTCAAACAAAAACCAGCATCCGCGATTGGCGCCACGTTCCTACCGACGACAACCCCGCGGACTTAATATCACGCGGCCAAACACCCGAAGAGTTTCTGCGCCCAACCATCTGGCAGCACGGTCCTGCATGGCTCTACCAGTCGGAAGGCTATTGGCCGACATGGGCGCTAACACCGCAAATTGAAGTACCGGAGCAGAAGGGGGCGATTTGTCTGTCCGCAAACCCCGCCGATTACAGTTTGTTGCAAAGGTATTCATCCTGGCCCAAGTTGATACGAATCATAGCTCGTTGCCTCCGTTGGAAACAGAAAAGGAACCGAGCGGCACCCCTAACCGTTACTGAATTACTCATAACGCACAATAAACTGATAAAATTGTTGCAAAACATCCATTTCTCCGAGGAAATTCGTACACTCCAAAAAGATCGGAACGCGGCGATAAAGGGTAAGCTCACGCGACTCAATCCGTTCATAGACAAGGAAGGAATATTGCGAGTCGGGGGTCGACTCAGTCATTCGTCGATGACCTTCGCTCAGAAACATCCCATAGTATTACCTAAGTCATCCGTTACAACACGCATCATAGACCACGAGCACAAGATCCACATGCATTCCGGAACGCAGGCTACGTTATACGCAGTAAGACAAAGATACTGGCCCGTTGACGGTCGAAGTCAAGTATGGCGGGCGATCAAAGGCTGCGTCCGCTGCTGCCGCGCTCAACCACCGCCGGTAGAATACGTGATGGGTAATCTGCCGGAGGCGCGAGTAACGGAATCTCGCCCATTTACAAACGTCGGCGTCGATTACTGCGGGCCGTTCCACATCAAGGAAAAACGAGATCGTAACCGTCGTCAGATAAAAGTATACGTAGCCATTTTCGTATGCCTAGCAATTAAAGCGGTACACATCGAGCTCGTTGACGATCTCACTAGCGAAGCCTTCATCGCCGCTCTTCGCAGATTTATCGCTCGACGAGGGTATTGCTCCACCATCCATTCTGATAACGGCACCAACTTCAGAGGAGCAAGCAACGAATTACGAGAGCTTCACGATTTATTACAATCGGACGATCACAAGGAAAAAGTAACCGCATTTTTAGCCGACAAACAAATCGAATGGCGCTTCATTCCCCCTCATTCGCCGCATTTCGGTGGGCTATGGGAAGCAGCG